A region from the Leptolyngbya iicbica LK genome encodes:
- a CDS encoding heme oxygenase (biliverdin-producing), with protein sequence MSSNLASQLREGTKKAHTMAENVGFVRCFLRGVVEKNSYRKLVANFYFAYTAMEEELERHKNHPVVSKIYFPELHRKQSLETDLHYYYGANWRDQVSTSPAGQKYVDRIREVSDTQPELLIGHSYTRYLGDLSGGQILKGIAQRAMNLSEGEGTAFYEFDEIDDEKAFKATYRQSLDEIEVSEELANQIVEEANDAFGVNMEMFQELEGNLVKAIGQMLFNTLTSRRRRGSTELATAE encoded by the coding sequence ATGAGCAGTAACCTAGCAAGTCAGCTTCGAGAAGGCACCAAAAAAGCCCACACCATGGCAGAAAATGTTGGCTTTGTCCGGTGCTTTTTGCGCGGCGTGGTGGAAAAGAACTCCTATCGCAAACTCGTCGCTAACTTCTACTTTGCTTACACCGCAATGGAAGAAGAGCTGGAGCGCCACAAAAATCACCCCGTGGTGTCCAAAATCTACTTTCCTGAGCTGCATCGCAAGCAAAGTCTAGAAACCGACCTGCACTACTACTATGGTGCCAACTGGCGTGATCAGGTCAGCACCTCGCCAGCTGGGCAAAAGTATGTCGATCGCATCCGCGAAGTTTCTGACACTCAGCCGGAGTTGCTCATCGGTCATTCCTACACCCGCTATCTCGGCGACCTGTCTGGTGGTCAAATTCTCAAAGGCATTGCCCAGCGGGCCATGAATCTGTCCGAAGGTGAAGGCACCGCGTTTTACGAATTTGACGAAATTGACGACGAAAAAGCCTTCAAAGCTACCTATCGCCAATCTCTGGATGAGATTGAGGTGAGCGAAGAACTCGCCAACCAAATCGTCGAAGAAGCCAACGATGCCTTTGGCGTGAACATGGAAATGTTCCAAGAACTCGAAGGCAACCTGGTGAAAGCGATCGGTCAAATGCTGTTCAATACCTTGACCAGCCGCCGTCGCCGGGGCAGCACTGAGCTCGCCACCGCCGAATAA